One Mycobacterium marseillense DNA window includes the following coding sequences:
- the mbtD gene encoding mycobactin polyketide synthase MbtD: MLTHHLPDGRIPVLLSSHDPELIRRDAAAILDYLGRIDSPSTTAAVASTLLRLRRARRHRTVLRASGDAELVAGLSAIARGEEHELVTQSAKTTPPRVAFVFPGQGNQWQAMGADAYRRLPAYREAADRCAEEFVVAGFASPLPYLVGEEERSWSRPEIQGAQFTHAVSLAEAWRSWGVLPDITIGHSLGEVAAAYVAEAISLPDAVALVVARATVVGTLTGRYAMAVLGTGLDVAESLLAESPGWVEVSAVNGPSSTVVAGDHDAVAAAVRLAQQRGIFTHQLSVDYPGHTSALRPLRASLAELTPRSGFRDGPVRFVGSTLGAELGAATDFSEYWYENLCGTVRFDLAVQYARSCGADTFVELSAHPSLLYPLGDIVDDESVIVGSGHRDRPVTESLAASIAAVATADPGCRWADAVPAGDQAPLRGFPNAPMRAVHLWAAPERVTEAASAPALTVAVEDWQHTAPPTGLSAARPDIGFFGDDAVTRLLADAVAAQSDCRVVAPHEAEVLAIVALGLDQLDATAAFEQIAARPDAGLPDYPALIGPRCRAVWLLTVGAEHVDRDDTDVSPAQAALAAMHRSVGFEFPDQAFGHLDLGGRDVDAAIARAVVDVLSGEAAEVALRGGESPRSEVRRHVRTFRACRESATGRPFDAAALDDVVITGGSGAIGLQYARYCLERGARTVTLLSRTGVDPAALRELADRHGAEVRAPHCDITDRTALASAAATHAGAGASLLIHTAGIAQARSRSDLTGADVAAVCAAKVRGLALMAEVWPLRPECRILACSSVFGAWGGHGHAAYAASNRMLDVLAAQLRAQGRDCTAIRWGLWQGAGVVVGNEITRTERSGLVAMEPEAAIEASLYRYDGDPLIFDADFDRLQVFFESQGMPMPFSATPNGDASPSEGVAAAKPLAEVVRAELAATLHLGDSLSIDPGTSLIDLGVDSLLALDLRKRLRRTVGNSVPVARMLGGITVDELIDALRSDTPGGPTPPPIERTGAASGAHHSTLAMLERLDS, translated from the coding sequence ATGCTCACCCACCATCTGCCCGACGGGCGTATCCCGGTGCTGCTGAGCTCCCACGACCCGGAGCTGATCCGACGCGACGCCGCGGCGATCCTCGATTACCTGGGCCGCATCGACTCGCCGAGCACGACCGCCGCGGTCGCATCGACCCTGCTGCGGCTGCGGCGCGCGCGACGGCACCGCACCGTGCTGCGGGCGTCCGGCGACGCCGAGCTGGTCGCCGGGCTGTCGGCGATCGCGCGGGGCGAAGAACACGAACTCGTCACGCAATCCGCGAAGACGACGCCGCCGCGCGTCGCGTTCGTGTTCCCCGGCCAGGGCAATCAATGGCAGGCGATGGGCGCCGACGCCTACCGGCGGCTGCCCGCCTACCGCGAGGCGGCCGACCGCTGCGCGGAAGAGTTCGTCGTCGCCGGATTCGCCTCTCCGCTGCCGTATCTGGTGGGAGAAGAAGAGCGCAGCTGGTCACGTCCCGAAATTCAGGGAGCGCAGTTCACCCACGCGGTCAGCCTGGCCGAGGCATGGCGATCGTGGGGGGTGCTGCCCGATATCACCATCGGCCACAGCCTCGGTGAGGTCGCGGCGGCCTATGTGGCGGAAGCCATCTCGCTGCCCGATGCCGTCGCCCTGGTGGTCGCCCGCGCCACCGTGGTCGGCACGCTGACGGGCCGCTACGCGATGGCGGTGCTGGGCACCGGCCTCGACGTCGCCGAGTCGCTGCTGGCCGAATCGCCCGGCTGGGTGGAGGTTTCGGCCGTCAACGGGCCGTCGTCGACCGTGGTCGCAGGCGATCACGACGCGGTCGCCGCCGCGGTGCGGCTGGCACAGCAGCGCGGCATCTTCACCCATCAACTGTCCGTCGACTACCCCGGCCACACCAGTGCGCTACGGCCGTTACGTGCCAGCCTGGCCGAGCTGACGCCGCGGTCGGGGTTCCGGGACGGGCCGGTGCGATTCGTCGGCTCCACCCTCGGCGCAGAGTTGGGTGCGGCAACCGATTTCTCGGAATACTGGTATGAGAACCTCTGCGGCACAGTTCGATTCGATCTCGCCGTGCAATACGCCCGCAGCTGCGGGGCCGACACGTTCGTGGAGCTCTCGGCACATCCCTCCCTGCTCTATCCGCTGGGCGACATCGTCGACGACGAGTCGGTCATCGTCGGCTCGGGGCACCGCGACCGACCGGTCACCGAGTCGCTCGCGGCGAGCATCGCCGCCGTCGCGACCGCCGACCCCGGCTGTCGCTGGGCCGACGCCGTCCCGGCGGGTGACCAGGCTCCGTTGCGAGGCTTCCCGAACGCGCCGATGCGCGCGGTGCACCTCTGGGCGGCGCCCGAACGAGTGACCGAAGCGGCGTCGGCGCCCGCGCTGACCGTGGCCGTCGAGGACTGGCAGCACACCGCCCCGCCCACCGGTCTGAGCGCGGCACGCCCCGACATCGGCTTCTTCGGTGATGACGCGGTGACCCGCCTGCTCGCTGATGCCGTTGCGGCACAAAGTGATTGTCGCGTGGTAGCGCCGCACGAGGCGGAGGTCCTCGCGATAGTCGCGCTGGGTCTCGACCAGCTCGACGCCACCGCCGCGTTCGAGCAGATCGCCGCGCGGCCCGATGCCGGCCTACCCGATTACCCCGCGCTCATCGGCCCGCGGTGCCGGGCCGTGTGGCTGCTGACCGTCGGCGCCGAACACGTCGATCGGGATGACACCGACGTCTCGCCGGCGCAGGCGGCCCTGGCGGCGATGCATCGCAGCGTCGGGTTCGAATTCCCGGACCAAGCCTTCGGGCATCTTGACCTCGGGGGCCGCGACGTGGACGCCGCGATCGCGCGGGCCGTCGTCGACGTGCTGTCGGGCGAGGCGGCCGAGGTGGCGTTGCGGGGCGGCGAATCACCGAGAAGCGAAGTTCGGCGCCATGTCCGAACCTTCCGCGCGTGCCGCGAATCGGCGACCGGCCGGCCCTTCGATGCCGCCGCGCTGGACGACGTGGTGATCACCGGCGGGAGCGGGGCCATCGGCCTGCAGTATGCGCGGTACTGCCTCGAACGCGGGGCGCGGACCGTCACCCTGTTGAGCCGCACCGGCGTGGACCCGGCCGCACTGCGCGAGCTCGCCGACCGGCACGGCGCCGAAGTGCGTGCCCCGCACTGCGATATCACCGACCGCACCGCACTGGCCTCGGCGGCCGCGACGCACGCGGGTGCGGGGGCGTCGCTGCTGATCCATACCGCGGGCATCGCGCAGGCGCGCTCGCGCTCCGACCTCACCGGTGCTGATGTGGCGGCCGTGTGCGCGGCCAAGGTCCGCGGACTGGCCCTGATGGCCGAGGTGTGGCCGCTGCGACCGGAGTGCCGAATCCTCGCCTGCTCGTCGGTGTTCGGGGCCTGGGGCGGCCACGGCCACGCGGCCTATGCGGCGTCGAACCGGATGCTCGATGTGCTGGCCGCCCAATTGCGCGCCCAAGGCCGCGACTGCACGGCGATCCGGTGGGGACTGTGGCAGGGCGCCGGGGTGGTGGTCGGCAACGAGATCACCCGCACCGAACGCTCCGGGCTGGTGGCGATGGAGCCGGAGGCGGCGATCGAGGCCAGCCTGTACCGCTACGACGGCGACCCGCTGATTTTCGACGCCGACTTCGACCGGCTGCAGGTGTTCTTCGAAAGCCAGGGAATGCCAATGCCGTTCAGCGCTACGCCGAACGGTGACGCCAGTCCATCCGAAGGCGTCGCCGCTGCGAAGCCGCTGGCCGAGGTGGTACGGGCCGAACTGGCCGCGACACTGCATTTGGGGGATTCGCTGTCCATCGACCCGGGTACGTCGCTCATCGACCTCGGGGTGGACTCCTTGCTCGCCCTCGATTTGCGTAAGCGGCTGCGCCGGACGGTGGGGAACTCGGTTCCGGTAGCCCGCATGCTCGGCGGCATCACCGTCGACGAGCTGATCGACGCGCTGCGCTCCGACACACCCGGCGGCCCCACGCCGCCCCCCATCGAGCGCACCGGCGCCGCCAGCGGTGCGCACCACTCAACGCTCGCGATGCTCGAAAGGTTGGACTCCTAG
- a CDS encoding non-ribosomal peptide synthetase encodes MTDPTGASTHLDDERLELLRRKLAERGLARSTGAASVATYDEPRMSVGQHRMWFVQSVDPDGALLNICVSYRLTGAVDAARLHRAVDAVAARHPVLHTTYDTDSEGDPRPVVRDDLQPEWTEHDLSGLADQARRLRLDVLAQRDFGRSFDLSKDSPLRVTVAHLGADDVILLITAHHIAWDDGSWAPFFADLTRAYTDPDGFAAAPALPDLATDPTAIRQADLDYWRPLMADLPEPLELPGPNGSVVPSTWRAQRITAPLSADVVDRAAALARETGATPYMVLMAAFGALVHRYTQSTDFLFAAPVLNRGVGTEDVIGYYGNTVVVRLRPQPHQTFRELLAQTRDGAVGAFAHSRADLDWLVRESNPDRRHGADRMTRVSFGQREPDGAGFCPPGVRCERAELRGHFNQLPLSLMVELDRTPDGPGGGVLEAEYLVEVLDQQLVEQLLRHYAALLDSVLSDPDATLSACALMNDEDAEWLRAMSTGEEFVTPASTLCALVSRRAARTPDAVAVVYEGRAYTYREIDEESNRVAHWLIERGIGTEDRVAVLLDKSPELVITALGVLKAGGVYLPVDPTYPEDRLSFILGDADAKLVLREPISDLADYPPTEPTALLRPLSPQNTAYLIYTSGSTGLPKGVPVSHAPIAEYFVWFGDEYRIDETDRLLQVASPSFDVSMGEIFGTLIMGARLVIPRPDGLRDIGYLTDLLAREGITSMHFVPSLLGLFLSLPGVSQWRTLRRVPIGGEALPGEIADKFHATFDASLHNFYGPTETVVNCTSYPVEGAQGTRVVPIGRPKINTQVYLLDNALRPVPAGVIGEIYIAGTHVAHGYHRRPQLTAERFVADPFTPGGRMYRSGDLARRNASGDIEFVGRADEQVKIRGFRIELGEIAAAISVDPSVGQAVVLAMDLPQLGKSLVGYVTPAEGAGTETVDVERIRARVAAALPDYMTPAAYVVLDEIPITAHQKIDRAALPQPQLAAGTEYRDPTTPTEIRVAQLFSGLLGHDRVGVDDSFFDLGGHSLVATKLVTAIRAECGVELGIRDVFELATVGLLAERIDQLSSGQLVQSRPRLIATAHDEPMPLSASQLRSWFAYRLDGPSPVNNIPFAAKLTGPWDIDALITAVDDVLARHEILRTSYVELDGVPYQVVGPAGVEVPVRRAEGAGEAWLAEQLDIERRHCFELDAELPIRVAVLRTENAAEHVLSVVVHHIASDHWSAGVLFSDVMTAYRARRGGEAPSWAPLRVQYADYAAWQRTFLGDTSGQESAIAGEQREYWTRKLAGLPEDTGLRPDFPRQPVPSGEGESVDFHIDSATRAKLGELCRELGITEFMLLQTAVAVVLHKAGGGVDIPLGTPVAGRTEAELDQLIGFFVNILVLRNDMDGNPTLRELLKRARETALAAYAHQDLPFDRVVDSVSPVRSLSRNPLFQVVVHVRDHLSATRVIETAPAGGDGRDTVCTSLDPIFDMAHADLSVNFFGTDGTDDIGYNCNVIFRTELYARTTIERLAHWLTRAVTAFADDLDQSLRDVALIDAGEQRRIVQDWSRGAPAPQDRPRTIPELLDPSRTWGADRIAVRCGDEQIDYPALHRRSDNLAALLAKNGAGPGVLVGLSTRRSIDLVVALVAIMKAGAGYFPIDPGYPLARKQFMLDDVAPPVVVATTEAVATMPDVAGVELISLDDPQVRALVDSDDVDPQSRDLRRPHPDDPMYLVFTSGSTGKPKGAVGTHRSMTARLDWQLRHYPPRTEDVRLAQASITFLEGGMEMLAGLAAGATMILADDAEHRDPEALGELMNRHSVAQVTAVPSLVSALVDSRPDAVRALSRLVCGGEPVSSSLLQRLVSVCADDSATELLNNIGSTETSGAVSRGRLGLPNPLVGKPVPGAQAYLLDDGLRAVPVGVVGELYYAGDQLARGYWKRPGLTATRFVANPYGGEPGSRLYRSGDLARWTEDGQLEFVGRSDHQVQVRGFRIELAEVEAALAAADGVAAAAARTWEVHGGTSLAGYVVPQQPIVDDVDKAAFAGEVRAAIATTLPGYMMPSSLTVLDVLPKTDSGKLNRPGLPRPAVSTGGLTEPTRTDTERALAKVFAELLSTPEVGRFDDFFALGGDSILSVQLASRARAVGLAVSPRMIFENPTVQQLAAALDALGDGETDAERDDQETDVRFEPMSTSGLSSTDLAAVTQLWSSSREGTT; translated from the coding sequence GTGACAGACCCCACCGGCGCCAGCACCCATCTCGACGATGAGCGCTTGGAACTACTGCGCCGCAAGCTCGCTGAACGCGGCCTGGCCAGGTCGACGGGCGCGGCGTCCGTGGCCACCTACGACGAGCCACGCATGTCCGTCGGCCAGCACCGGATGTGGTTCGTGCAGTCGGTCGATCCCGATGGCGCGCTGCTCAACATCTGCGTCTCCTATCGCCTCACCGGCGCCGTGGACGCCGCGCGGCTCCATCGCGCCGTCGACGCCGTCGCCGCGCGACACCCCGTACTGCACACGACATATGACACCGACAGCGAGGGCGACCCACGGCCCGTCGTCCGCGACGACCTGCAACCCGAATGGACCGAGCACGACCTGTCCGGGTTGGCCGACCAAGCCCGCCGGCTGCGGCTGGATGTGCTGGCACAGCGGGACTTTGGCCGGTCCTTCGACCTGAGCAAGGATTCGCCCCTGCGCGTCACCGTGGCCCACCTGGGCGCCGACGACGTGATACTGCTGATCACCGCGCATCACATCGCCTGGGACGACGGCTCGTGGGCGCCGTTCTTCGCCGACCTGACCCGGGCGTACACCGACCCGGACGGCTTCGCCGCCGCGCCCGCGCTGCCGGATCTTGCCACCGACCCGACCGCGATCCGACAGGCGGACCTGGACTACTGGCGGCCGCTGATGGCCGATCTGCCGGAGCCACTGGAACTTCCGGGACCCAACGGTTCGGTGGTGCCCAGCACGTGGCGCGCGCAACGCATCACCGCGCCGCTGTCGGCGGACGTCGTCGACCGGGCGGCCGCGCTGGCCCGCGAGACCGGCGCCACTCCCTACATGGTGTTGATGGCCGCGTTCGGCGCCCTGGTGCACCGCTACACCCAATCGACCGACTTCCTGTTCGCGGCCCCAGTGCTGAACCGCGGCGTGGGAACCGAGGATGTCATCGGCTACTACGGCAACACCGTGGTGGTCCGGCTGCGCCCGCAGCCGCACCAGACGTTCCGCGAACTGCTGGCCCAGACCCGTGACGGCGCGGTGGGCGCCTTCGCTCATTCGCGCGCCGACCTGGACTGGCTGGTGCGTGAGTCGAATCCGGACCGCCGGCACGGCGCCGACCGGATGACCCGGGTCAGCTTCGGACAGCGCGAGCCCGACGGCGCCGGCTTCTGCCCGCCGGGCGTGCGCTGCGAGCGCGCCGAGTTGCGCGGTCATTTCAACCAGCTGCCGCTGAGCCTGATGGTCGAGCTGGACCGCACGCCGGATGGCCCGGGCGGCGGCGTGCTCGAGGCCGAGTACCTCGTCGAGGTGCTGGATCAGCAGTTGGTGGAGCAACTCCTGCGCCACTACGCCGCCCTGCTGGACAGCGTGCTGTCCGACCCCGACGCGACGCTGTCGGCGTGCGCGCTGATGAACGACGAAGACGCCGAGTGGCTGCGGGCCATGTCGACCGGCGAGGAATTCGTCACCCCGGCCAGCACCCTGTGCGCGCTGGTCAGCCGGCGCGCGGCGCGCACGCCCGATGCCGTCGCGGTCGTCTACGAAGGGCGCGCCTACACCTACCGCGAAATCGATGAAGAGTCGAACCGGGTGGCACACTGGCTCATCGAGCGAGGGATCGGCACCGAGGACCGCGTCGCGGTCCTGCTGGACAAGTCACCCGAACTGGTCATCACCGCGCTGGGCGTGCTCAAAGCCGGCGGCGTCTACCTTCCGGTGGACCCCACCTATCCCGAGGACCGGCTGAGCTTCATTCTCGGGGACGCCGACGCCAAACTCGTGCTGCGCGAACCGATTTCCGACCTGGCGGACTATCCGCCCACCGAGCCCACCGCGTTGCTGCGGCCGCTGAGCCCGCAGAACACCGCGTACCTCATCTACACCTCGGGCTCGACCGGACTACCCAAGGGCGTCCCGGTGTCCCACGCGCCCATCGCCGAGTACTTCGTCTGGTTCGGCGACGAGTACCGGATCGACGAAACCGACCGGCTGCTGCAGGTCGCGTCGCCCAGCTTCGACGTGTCGATGGGCGAAATCTTCGGCACGTTGATCATGGGCGCCCGGCTGGTCATTCCGCGACCCGACGGGCTGCGCGACATCGGCTATCTCACCGATCTGTTGGCCCGCGAAGGCATCACCTCGATGCACTTCGTGCCGTCGCTGCTGGGGCTGTTCCTGTCGCTGCCCGGCGTCAGCCAGTGGCGGACGTTGCGGCGCGTGCCCATCGGCGGGGAGGCCCTGCCCGGCGAGATCGCCGACAAGTTCCACGCCACCTTCGATGCGTCGCTGCACAACTTCTACGGACCGACCGAGACGGTCGTGAACTGCACCAGCTACCCGGTGGAAGGCGCCCAGGGCACTCGGGTGGTGCCGATCGGCCGGCCCAAGATCAACACGCAGGTGTACCTGCTCGACAACGCCCTGCGGCCCGTCCCCGCCGGGGTGATCGGTGAGATCTACATCGCCGGAACACATGTCGCACACGGATACCACCGCAGGCCGCAGCTGACGGCCGAGCGCTTTGTCGCCGACCCGTTCACCCCGGGCGGGCGGATGTACCGCTCCGGTGACCTGGCAAGGCGCAACGCCAGCGGGGACATCGAGTTCGTCGGCCGCGCCGACGAGCAGGTGAAGATCCGCGGGTTCCGCATCGAGCTTGGCGAAATCGCCGCCGCCATCTCCGTCGACCCCAGTGTCGGACAAGCCGTCGTGCTGGCCATGGACCTGCCTCAGTTGGGCAAGAGCCTGGTGGGATACGTGACTCCGGCCGAGGGCGCCGGCACGGAAACCGTTGACGTCGAACGCATCCGCGCCCGGGTTGCCGCCGCGCTGCCGGACTACATGACCCCGGCCGCCTACGTGGTGCTCGACGAAATCCCGATCACCGCCCACCAAAAGATCGACCGCGCCGCCCTGCCACAGCCGCAGCTCGCCGCCGGCACCGAGTACCGCGACCCGACCACCCCCACCGAAATCCGTGTTGCTCAACTGTTTTCTGGCCTGCTCGGCCACGATCGGGTGGGCGTCGACGACTCGTTCTTCGATCTGGGCGGCCACTCACTGGTCGCCACCAAACTGGTCACCGCGATCCGCGCCGAGTGCGGCGTGGAACTCGGCATCCGCGACGTGTTCGAGCTCGCCACGGTGGGCCTGTTGGCCGAGCGCATCGACCAGCTGAGTTCGGGCCAACTGGTGCAGTCGCGCCCCAGGCTGATCGCGACCGCCCACGACGAGCCGATGCCGCTGTCGGCGTCGCAGCTGCGCAGCTGGTTCGCCTATCGCCTGGACGGGCCCAGCCCGGTCAACAACATTCCGTTCGCGGCCAAGCTGACCGGACCGTGGGACATCGATGCGCTGATCACCGCCGTCGACGATGTCCTCGCCCGGCACGAAATCCTGCGCACCAGCTACGTCGAGCTCGACGGCGTGCCCTATCAGGTCGTGGGCCCAGCCGGCGTCGAGGTCCCGGTGCGCCGCGCGGAGGGCGCCGGCGAGGCGTGGCTGGCCGAGCAGCTCGACATCGAGCGGCGCCACTGCTTCGAGCTGGACGCCGAACTGCCGATCCGGGTCGCGGTGCTGCGCACCGAGAACGCCGCCGAGCACGTGCTGTCGGTGGTCGTGCACCACATCGCCTCTGACCATTGGTCGGCGGGCGTGCTGTTCTCCGACGTGATGACGGCCTACCGGGCGCGGCGCGGCGGCGAAGCGCCGTCCTGGGCACCGCTGCGCGTGCAGTACGCCGACTACGCGGCATGGCAGCGCACGTTCCTGGGTGACACCAGCGGCCAGGAGTCCGCCATCGCCGGCGAGCAGCGGGAGTACTGGACGCGCAAGCTGGCCGGGCTGCCGGAGGACACCGGGTTGCGCCCCGATTTCCCGCGCCAGCCGGTCCCCAGCGGGGAGGGCGAATCCGTCGACTTCCACATCGACTCGGCCACCCGCGCCAAGCTCGGCGAACTGTGCCGCGAACTGGGCATCACCGAATTCATGCTGCTGCAAACGGCTGTGGCCGTGGTGCTGCACAAGGCCGGTGGCGGCGTGGACATTCCGTTGGGCACCCCGGTCGCCGGTCGTACCGAAGCCGAATTGGACCAACTGATCGGCTTTTTCGTCAACATCCTGGTGCTGCGCAACGACATGGACGGCAACCCGACGCTGCGCGAACTGCTGAAGCGGGCCCGGGAGACGGCGCTGGCCGCCTACGCCCACCAAGACCTGCCGTTCGACCGGGTGGTCGACAGCGTCAGCCCGGTGCGTTCGCTGTCGCGCAACCCGCTGTTCCAGGTCGTCGTCCACGTCCGGGATCACCTGTCCGCCACGCGGGTCATCGAGACCGCACCCGCGGGCGGCGACGGACGCGACACCGTGTGCACGTCACTGGACCCCATCTTCGACATGGCCCACGCCGACCTCAGCGTCAACTTCTTCGGTACCGACGGCACCGATGACATCGGCTACAACTGCAATGTCATCTTCCGCACCGAGCTCTACGCCAGAACCACCATCGAGCGGCTGGCGCACTGGCTGACCCGGGCGGTCACCGCGTTTGCCGACGACCTCGATCAGAGCCTGCGCGACGTTGCGCTCATCGATGCAGGAGAACAGCGCCGCATTGTGCAGGACTGGAGCCGCGGCGCGCCCGCGCCGCAGGACCGGCCGCGCACCATCCCCGAGCTGCTGGATCCCAGTCGGACATGGGGAGCGGATCGGATTGCGGTGCGCTGCGGGGACGAGCAGATCGATTACCCTGCGCTGCACCGCCGTTCGGACAACCTGGCCGCGCTGCTCGCCAAGAACGGTGCGGGCCCGGGCGTTTTGGTCGGGCTGTCGACCCGCCGCAGCATCGACCTGGTGGTGGCGTTGGTGGCCATCATGAAGGCCGGCGCCGGTTACTTCCCCATCGACCCCGGCTACCCGTTGGCGCGCAAGCAATTCATGCTCGACGACGTCGCGCCGCCGGTGGTGGTCGCCACGACCGAAGCGGTGGCGACCATGCCGGACGTTGCGGGAGTCGAGTTGATTTCGCTGGACGATCCCCAGGTGCGCGCCCTGGTGGACAGCGATGACGTCGATCCCCAGTCGCGGGATTTGCGCCGCCCCCACCCCGACGACCCGATGTATCTGGTATTCACCTCCGGATCGACCGGCAAGCCGAAAGGTGCGGTGGGCACCCATCGTTCGATGACAGCCCGGCTGGATTGGCAACTGCGGCACTACCCGCCGAGGACCGAGGATGTGCGGTTGGCGCAGGCGTCGATCACCTTCCTCGAAGGCGGAATGGAAATGCTGGCCGGCCTGGCCGCCGGCGCGACCATGATCCTGGCCGACGACGCCGAGCACCGCGACCCCGAGGCCCTCGGGGAATTGATGAACCGGCACTCGGTCGCCCAGGTGACCGCCGTGCCCAGCCTGGTCTCGGCGCTGGTGGACAGCCGGCCCGACGCCGTGCGCGCACTGTCACGGCTGGTGTGCGGTGGCGAGCCGGTCAGTTCGTCGCTGCTGCAACGGCTGGTGTCGGTGTGCGCCGACGACAGTGCCACCGAGTTGCTGAACAACATCGGCTCAACCGAGACCTCCGGCGCGGTGTCCCGCGGGCGGTTGGGCCTGCCGAATCCACTTGTCGGAAAGCCGGTCCCGGGCGCGCAGGCCTACCTCCTCGACGATGGGCTGCGCGCGGTGCCGGTTGGTGTGGTGGGCGAGCTGTACTACGCCGGTGACCAGCTGGCGCGCGGGTATTGGAAACGACCCGGCCTGACCGCGACACGGTTCGTCGCCAACCCGTATGGCGGCGAGCCCGGTTCCCGCCTGTACCGCAGCGGCGACCTGGCCCGGTGGACCGAGGACGGCCAACTGGAATTCGTCGGACGCTCCGACCACCAGGTGCAGGTCCGCGGTTTCCGGATCGAGCTGGCCGAGGTCGAGGCGGCCCTGGCGGCCGCCGACGGCGTCGCGGCCGCGGCCGCCCGCACCTGGGAGGTGCACGGCGGCACGTCGCTGGCCGGATATGTTGTGCCGCAACAGCCGATCGTCGACGACGTCGACAAGGCGGCGTTCGCGGGGGAGGTGCGCGCCGCGATCGCCACGACCCTGCCGGGTTACATGATGCCGTCGTCGCTGACCGTTCTCGACGTCCTGCCCAAGACCGACTCCGGCAAGTTGAACCGGCCCGGGCTGCCGCGCCCGGCGGTCAGCACCGGCGGCCTGACCGAACCGACCCGCACGGACACCGAGCGGGCGCTGGCCAAGGTGTTCGCCGAACTGCTGTCGACCCCCGAAGTGGGCCGCTTCGACGACTTCTTCGCCCTCGGCGGCGACAGCATCCTGTCGGTGCAGCTGGCCTCCCGCGCGCGGGCCGTCGGCCTGGCCGTCAGTCCGCGCATGATCTTCGAGAATCCGACGGTGCAGCAGCTTGCCGCCGCCCTGGACGCCCTGGGAGACGGGGAGACTGACGCCGAACGGGACGACCAGGAGACCGACGTCCGCTTCGAGCCGATGAGCACCTCCGGTCTCTCGTCTACGGATCTGGCTGCGGTGACCCAACTTTGGTCGTCGTCACGTGAAGGCACGACATGA